The genomic stretch GAGGACAGAAAAAAGATCTCCAACGAGAGCCCTCAAAAAATAGTTTCCAAACTACCAAAGTTCTGTCACGCGTTTGAGAAATCCTAGTTGGAATGCTCACACCCAACGTACACGACATTTGGTTGATGAGTGACAAGGAAGATACCGCGTGACAGTAGCAGCgctacagtatatttatatatatatatatatatattttttattcatcctTTTGTCTCGTCTTCTGATCATGCTTTCATGGTTTCACTGCATTTGCTTTGGCGCTGCGCTCATGCAGGATAGAAACCAAGGTGGATTCCATAAGCCAAGTGACAGACTCTCCTGTTTCCGTGTGTCTCCACTCAGGTTGCGGACTGGCCTTaaacctgaacgcatcactcACCATCATAAGCAAGTATTTTCTGGCCAAGCGTCCGCTCGCCAACGGGCTGGCGATGGCTGGGAGTCCTGTATTCCTTTGCTTCCTGGCGCCTCTCAATCAATACCTTCTGGACAAGTTTGGGTGGCGAGGGAGTCTTCTCATCCTTGGGGCCCTGATGCTCAATTGTTGTGTAGCTGGGGCCTTGATGAGACCCGTCGGCTCTTGCACTCCTTCTGCTGCACTGCAGAAGAAGGCCAAGGAGCAGTGGGACGACTGCACCACCAACACTGAGCCACGGAAACAAAGTTGCGTCAGCCGTGCCAAGAAGTTCTTGGATTTGTCCTTCTTCAAAGATAGAGGCTTTATAATTTACCTCCTAGGGAAcgtgatgtttatttttggtgccTACGCCCCGATCATGTTCCTGTCGGCCCACGCTGTTAGGCAGGGTGTAGACCAATACTCGGCCGCCTACCTGCTCTCCATTATGGGTTTGGTGGACATGTTTGTTCGGCCTGGCACCGGCCTGATTGCCAACAGCAAGTGGATCAGACCCAGAGTCCAGTTCTTCTTCAGCTTTGCCATGGTGTTCAACGGCACGTGCCATTTGCTATGCCCGCTCATCAAAAGCTACGCCTTCCTGGTGGTGTACGCTGTGTTTTTTGGTGTGGGTTTCGGCATGGTTTTCGCCCTCATTTTTGAGTGTCTGATGGATCTGATGGGGAGTGAACGCTTCCCCAGTGCCGTCGGACTGGTGACGATCATCGAGTGCTTCCCCATGCTGCTGGGCCCTCCTACTGCAGGTAAGAACTAGCACGAGATGATAcatttatagtatatttataGTTTAGAGTACATTTATACATCATTCACGGTGCTCTGGTCTGCCATAGTTTTTGGGTGCATGTTATCATTTTAGTTATTCATATTTCAGTTTGTGGTTCCATTATCACTCTTTTGCTggctcgcttttttttttttttttttagaaatgaatgaattgcaaaacatattgaaatacaagggCTATGTGGTATTGTGGTATTGTGGTTATCATGCGGccgtaatgacacaaaacacccATGAGAcattgcgtgtggaagtggtaagattttggcttCCCAAGTTCAGAAGAAATAAATccaaggctaactggttagctcctTAGCTTGCATCCTCTTATGGGGCTTCAGATGTCTTCCTGCTAACGGCCACGGTGGTGGATTGGACTTCTGACAACGTTAATGGAAGCCAATCCTGAAAATACGCTTCGTCGCCCTTGACTTCCTGCGTGTCGATTTAGATCGACTTGAAAGATCATTCAGCGGAGGCGGGGCGGTGAAGAAACACTGACGAAGAAACACTGACGCCGCACAACGTAATCAGCTGTGCCCGCCAACAGCCACAAACTGACTGTGCCTGCAACCTGAGATTTAATGAGGGGGGGATTTATAGGCCCCCGGTCTGTGTGGTGCGACCCTGATCTGAGGCGCTCATTTAAGAGGGTAAATAAGTGTCTCCCTGCACGTCTAGTATGGTCCTCCAGAGGGCACAGTCATTACGTCTCCCCAAACTACTCGGCTTGTTACTGTTCCCCCAAACCTTTGGCTCAGTCCAATTAGATGAAAGGGAGGCGTATGTAATTAGCGTCTTGCTTTGGGTGTTTAATGATGTCCCCTTCAAACTCCTGTCACTGTGGCCATTGGACCTGGGCCGGAATTAAACTgtgaatatattaaaacaagAGGTTAATATGCCAGATGGACCCCATTAATGCTCCGCCAATCAAAGCCCGTCTTAATGAGGGTGATGGTCATTTGTGTACCTTCGCCAGATGACCGCTATCAATCAGATGACACTGACGCAAAGTGGCCAGTTCTCGAGTAGAAGCCGTCGGTTTAGGGGTTTAGGGGTTTAGGGCTTTGTCAATGGATGTGTCAGAACTTATTGGGTTGAACAGGGTGATATCAGGACTGATAATCCAACCATACCTGAACCTTACTCAAAGATACATTTAAAGTATGTCTCCTCTGTAGGGATTAGAAATTGCTATTTGACAGAAGCAAAGACAGAAAGGCTCCAAAACCGAAAAACAGGACAATAAAGGAAAAATGTGTCCTCTGTTGCAAAAACATGGGAATCTTACCCACCACTGTCCATGACGTCCCCCACCTGGGCAAGTGCATATGTTTCGCTGTCACTTTGGCTTTTTGGCATCATCAATTCAACTATCTGCCCAAATGGCAGCCTCTCGGGGATGGGTGGCCTCGCGTCACTCAAGGTTCAGACCCAATCAAAGCCTTTTATTGCCAACGTATGGAGGACTTTCTACTAAACTAGACCTCAAAGGCCAGGACGGGATAACGCCAGCAGGACATTGGCCGTCCGTGCGCATGGTCCCACACGCTGACAGCATGTTTTTAAAATTCTGTGGCCTTCAGTCAGGTAGACTCGTGACCCTCGTTGGCGCTCGAAATAATAGAATCCCTCAGCCATTGATCTAAGACGATGAAAGCGAGACGGCCATTTGGCGATACAAAGACAGAAATAGATCATCGTTCACACCGAAAGTGAGCGAGATAAACACCTGCCAATTGATCCGTGTCTGGGCTCCGGAGGTTCAGGAAATCTGACGGCTTAAACCTGATCCAACGCGCATTTGTCACTTTTCTGCAGACTTGGCTGTCTTCTCATGGGTTTGGGTAGCAGCTGTCCAAATTGCCTTCTCAGAGACGCAGGGACGGCCATGAGGGGTGTAATGGTCCGTGCTCGTTTTCCAACATGTTGCCTCTCAATTTGGCCCCCCCTCCAATTCCCCTCACGCACATCCAATCGGGAATTCATTCAGGAAGaagcgcttttattttgacattgatGTCAGAGGTGTGGCTTTTGTCTCTGCAGCTTTACTGGTGGACATGTTTGATGACTACAAGTACCTCTTCCTGATGTGTGGCGCCGTCATTGTGACCGGCGGCgtcttcctcttcatcatgAACATCTTCAACCATCACGTGCTGGAAAACCAGAGGAGCAGACTACAGAACCCCCACAACGTGGAAGACCGGGACCAGGCCGAGACGCAGAACAAACTCCAGCCCAGTTGTCTTGGGAAAGAGTCTGCTGTGCCTGAAAAAGAAAACGGGGGTGACCCCCAGGGGGGGCCAGCAAGTTCAGAATACTTTGAAATACCCATTTAATTTTGACATGTGAAGTAGTTTTACATCCTTGGAGTTGTTTGCTCCTTTAGTCGGTCAGGCTCGTGGCTGGCACTCACAAGATTATCTTCCCGATGCGCCGCCATTGCTAAAATGTTGCTGCTCGGCTATAAAATCCTATCAATTATGTCTACATCACGGGACCGGGCCAAGGAGTCTAAGCCGTGTTAGCTGACTAGCTACTGTAGGCTAAGCATAAATATGTCTAGGTGATCATACCGGGACTTGACAGGGCTAAGGCTGGACTAGTAGCGATTGCGGTTCCCCAAATATTCTCTATTGCAATTCTTTTCGGAGTTTGGGTCCTAAAAGTCGAAATGAGGACGCTAACCAAAGTTCTTGGCTGACATTTCTGAAAGTCCctgctttttttaattctatGAACTTTTTATGAAGGACGTTTCTATGAATTTATCAGAGTGCTATTTTCAACCCGTGTAGAAATATCAAACCATTGAACTTGAACAGAAATGTTTACAGAGGCGTACACGTTCACGTCTGGTTTTCTACTCTACATGTTGGACACCATCTTATGACAAAGTCACAAGACAAAGTCCAGTCTAACCAAGTCACTGACCTCTTGCTAATGTATGCAGAACATTCCACTACAGGCTGCAATTGCTGTGGCTGgctgccagcccccccccccccccctctcccctggTGCAAGTCTCGGAGTTCCTATGTTGTAACGTGTGCTTATTTGTCCCAATGTTGCATctttttaccacttccacactgtatTTCCCCATAGGTGCCTGGTTTGGACTAGTTTGGTCCCTTACCCCTCCCCAACCTGTCCTGTGTACCCCCCCACATATATTGTACGGTGTGTTGCTTATGTACGGACGGGCGATGGCACCATTTCTAAATGATCATAAAAGCCTTTCTGACTACTCATTTATTCTGTTCTTTCCAATTGTCACGTTTCCTGCGTCCAAACGTTGTCGCTCAATCTGCTTGTTGTCGTGACGACAAAGAATATTGCGTCTTCTTTCCCGCCACGAATCCTTGTGGAATCGGGACAGCGAAGGCTCGTCCTGCATTGACGCCTTCACGCGGCGAGGTAACGGACATGCCTTCAGATCAACATCTGCCATGCGGCTTTCCAGCACGGGGGGCTGGGGCCAGTTTTTCACCACAATTACGGGGCTGGGGAACACATTTGGAAATGTCAGCAGCTTAAGGGCGAGCACCTAATGAAGCACGGCCGGGACGTTTTGGGCCGCCGCCCCGACTTGTCCAACTTCACGCACATCAGCAAATCAGCGGGGCAACTAAATTATGAATGTGGGCAAAAAAGAATGCAGCGTGCACTTTTGGAGCTCTGTCCTGGGCCGGGTATTACCCTCGCCCTTTGACCATGCCATGTGGGGGGGTACTATCCTCGCCCTTTGACCGTGccacgtggggggggggtactatCCTCGCCCTTTGACCGTGCCACGTGGGGGGGTACTATCCTCGCCCTTTGACCGTGCCACGTGGGGGGGTACTATCCTCGCCCTTTGACCGTGCCACATGGGGGGGTACTATCCTCGCCTTGACTGTGCCACGTGGGGGGGTACTATCCTCGCCCTTTGACCGTGCCacgtgggagggggggggtactATCCTCCCCCTTTGACCGTGCCACGTGGGGGGGTACTATCCTCGCCCTTTGACCGTGccacgtggggggggggtcttgggaGACAAGGGAGGCTAAGCCAGTAAAATGGACGCCACATGCATGAAACTAATAAGATGAGCTGTTACTGAGACCAGCGACCCTGGGATTGACTGATGACAGGTCAACAGATTGTGGTCTTGGGTCTTGCCCAAAGTCCGCTTTGATAGGCTGCTGAtaccctcacccccccccccccccccccatccccgtgGAAGTCTGCTTTGTCCTTTCATTGCAGTTCCACCACGCATCCTGGGTAGCTTTAAACTCTTACCTGTTTCTGGTACGTTTTGATGCACATGCCCAGTGTGACCTTTAACCCCAGATACCCGGGGCCCACGCAATTAAAAAGAGAAGTTTCTTGCAATAATGGCTGAATCTGTTTAGGTTTGCTGAACTTTGTCCCCAGTTGATTATTTACTGTACACGGAACTCCCgagctgacctttgacctaatGTATCGAAGTTCGATGACTTGGAAGTCTTGTTTGACATGGAATAGTTTTGGAAAAGTGACCGTCTGGAATATGAACAATTATTAACAATGGGCAAAAGCAATGACATAACACATCAGATACGTCGGCCATGTTGTTTCAGGCCAAATGTCAAAGTAactctaggggtgttacttcatgtctagagggctctaatgatgttaaaaacatcTTCAGAAGGTCTTGAACAGGTTTTAACTATGAAACTAtttgattcataaataaggaatcctactttgcaggaaTTCTGCTATGGTtggcataaacataaacataagcaTAAACATaagcataaacataaacataaacataaacataaacataaacataaacataagcaTAAGCATAAACATaagcataaacataaacataaacataagcaTAAGCATAAGCATAACCAAAGGATGGCTGGATAGTGCAGGTATCTTCCATAGCTTTTGAAGTAAGTTTTGTGGAATCATGGATTCTCATGTTATGTCGCCTTCAACGTTGCGTTCACTTCAGCAGCAAAGTAAGTCTTGTGAGTTCCACATATGCCAGGACATCAAATCTCTGGtccataaacaggaagtgagtgacAGCAATGAAGACTAAGCAGCAAGCGGCACCAAGTTCTAATGTGATGGACCTTCATTCCTGTTCACGCCACTTCCTGTTACCAAGGTGCCAACTTGAGGCTGCTGGATGGTAATTAGGAATCCCTTTCCATAGACCGGCTGAAACCAAAGCCAATGTTCATCATCTTCTACTGCTGAAGAGATGAACAAGCGTGTCTAGATGTTGGTCATCATCCCTTCTTCTGACCTTTGCATCTGTAGGAATCTGGAAGTCGGCTTTGTTTCCAATCGGTGGCCGACCTGATGAATCTGGAAAGTTCTAACGCCAGTGGACAGCCGGAGCCGAGCAGGAAGGGAAGGATGCGCTCCCACAAGGTCAGGAGAAGAACTGAATGGGATCTGGAGAGCAGCAGAGATGAAATAGGTCCGATGTCACGCTTCCCTTCGCCTGGGATGAGATCAGCCCTCCAGAACTCAGCTTGGGGCTGACCAGAAGATGGGATGATGCAGGTGAGATATTTCATCACACAGATCTCATGTATCCTATGGAATGTATCCTATGGAATGTATCCTATGGAATATATCCTATGGAATGTGTCCTATGGAATGTATCCTATGGAATATATCCTATGGAATGTATCCTATGGAATGTATCCTATGGAATATATACTATGGAATGTATCCTATGGAATATATCCTATGGAATGTATCCTATGGAATGTATCCTATGGAATGTATCCTATGGAATGTATCCTCTGGAATGTATCCTCTGGAATGTATCCTATGGAATGTGTCCTATGGAATGTATCCTATGGAATGTATCCTATGGAATGTATCCTATGGAATGTATCCTATGGAATGTATCCTATGGAATGTATCCTATGGAATGTATCCTCTGGAATGTATCCTATGGAATGTGTCCTATGGAATGTATCCTATGGAATGTATCCTATGGAATGTGTCCTATGGAATGTATCCTATGGAATGTGTCCTATGGAATGTATCCTATGGAATGTATCCTATGGAATGTATCCTATGGAATGTATCCTATGGAATGTATCCTATGGAATGTATCCTATGGAATGTGTCCTATGGAATGTATCCTATGGAATGTGTCCTATGGAATGTATCCTATGGAATGTTTCATAgattgaatatgaatatgacgTTCTGCTCACCTTATTGTGTGAAACGCATCCAGTGGCgttatggatatggatatggatatggatgatGCTAATTCAGTCTTATCAGATATCAGAAAGGAAACCAACATCCAGCATCTCTGACACTCATTTCTATAAtccatctttttcttttctccgtCTGCACGGAAACCATAGACAGTATTCCCAAATCTCCAGCCTTCATGTCAGCTATCTTCCAGGATGGGATATGATCCTCTTAGCATACGCAGCCAATGCAACGCAATATTGCACTTAGGCATGATGATAAAATAGGAATGGAAGGCTCAAATGTTTATCGAGTGCAACTGGAATGAGTAGATGGGGTattacgcccccccccccccacccccgcctgcACCAGCCTGAATTGGAATGCGCTTCCAGAAAGTTCTGAAAACATTTCCTTTGCCGCATTGTAATTGTCctttggttgattttttttttattttatgtattttgatgtaccccccccccccccccacattcatttttcacgatgttataacagtaatacagtaatatttGTCCTTGGAGCACGGGTGCCAGACCACATCCTAGTTATGGCTGCTCTCAGTGGTGCACTTCCAACTGTAATATatctaaatatgaatatgaatatgaatatgaatatgaatatgaatatgaatatgaatatgaatatgaatatgaatatgaatatgaatatgaatatgacctCATGGTAGTAACACAGTTCCCCGTGCATTGGATGATTAGATCTTCCTAACTGACTTGTTTGGAAATTCCAAGTGAAGCGAGAATGTCAAGGTGACAAGCAGACAttgaagtatttatttttgatcagaaaaagCTTGGAATGTCTTCCTGCACGATCCCATAATATTCCCATTTGGAAGAGCTGCACAGTTTGAGTTGTTGTCAAAGTGAAATTGTTGACGCCCCCCTCCCAGTCCTTGGTGGGCCTCGAGCCACCGCTACCCTCTCCCCTTGAGTCCAGTCGGTCGTTTGCCCCGTCAGGTGTTGATCCGGGTAACGTTTGCCACGCAAtgacgaggaagaggaagaggaagaggaagaggaagaggaagaggaaggatgTGTGAGAGTAATAGAGCGTTTACTTCTTGGGGGAGGTATCCAAAGCctcgtccatccatcatcccacCGACTGAGCAGGGGAGCTAATGAAAGTAATTTAACATACATCTATAATGAATATGCTCTCTTCGGgccgggggggttgggggtgggggggggggcgggggtgatgGAGTGTGTTTATTATGTGTGCACGCGGGGGCCGGCATGACGGGGCACCGGGCCGCTGACATGCTAATTCACTCAGCATCACTCCCGCAGCGCTCGGGTCGGATTTCTGCAGCTATCTGGggcaccacccccaccacgcCCCCCAGGTGGAAACGGAAAGTGGGTTTGGAGCTATTTTTTGTCCCTTCTCGTCGTCTGCTTCCTCTGCGTGTCCCCAAGTAAGGTGAGacaaaggcatgctgggtaccaACGCCTCAGGCCGCTTCATTCCTGCCATGCGTGCTGTCCTTGGTCCTTTCCCCCCCGTTCCTCCCTTCGTTCTTCCCACACCTTCCACTTCACCCCCCCGCagtgctccagtctctggcctCTCACGTGTCGTCCTTCAAGGCAACAAAGTGAATGCATCCACCTTTCCAACGCCGTGCTGCCTTTGGTCCCCGGCCCTCGCTGGCCACCATCGGGAAGTCCTTCCGCAGTCCCTCCAGCTTGCTTGCAAGACCGGCACATTCAACCCCCCTGAGTCTGTTCGAAGTTTCTAGCCTGAGTGGCTTTTCCCTTGCATCCATCgccaagtgcttgctcatgGGTGGTCCAGTTGGTTTTCCTTCATGGGTGGTCCCCAGCTGATTTGATCGcaggacccaccatcacccaaacagctgggataggctccagcatacctcccgGGTGGACAGATGGGCATTAACGTTTGAAAGCTGGAGTCTGGGACACTAGCATGTTCTTGACGCCGCGTTCTTCTTCGGATATCTGCAGCATCTGCAGACAGCACATTCAGGCCCCAGTCGGCCCCAGTGGGCCCCAGTCAGCCCCAGTCGGCCCCAATGTCCGTCCTGGTCCAGCTTGACAATGAAACATGGCCGCAGAGCAAGCGGATGGCGGTCAGAGACACCAGGTGGTTTTGGACTCTTTGTATTTCCGACGTTCAGATGAAAGTAGCCAAAGTCGAGGTTCCTTAACATCAAACACGGAGACACCAATCATGATTAACGTTGACGCTGCTGTCATACTTCCATACTCATGGAAGATGAAATCCAAGCAAATGACGGCTTCATCCAATTTCCTGTGGCCATAACCTGTTTAGGAACGGAAACACTTGATCAACATGGACTTCACACGTTAGTGCGAGCCTCATATTCCGTGCAATCAAACCCAGATTGAATTGATATGCTGTCAGTATCTGTTTGTTTATTCAGCATCTCGGTGACACCAACCACCACGCTGGTCATCTTCAGACCAAAAGCACCTTCTCCATCTCAGTGACACCAACCACCACGCTGGTCATCTTCAGACCAAAAGCACCTTCTCCATCTCAGTGATCAGGAATGCTTTCACAATCTCTGCTCATGTCCAAAACATATCTTCTCACGTCTCCCTTCAAATGTGACGCATGTGTTGCGGTACCTGAGGCATAGAATGCGTAAGGAGACCCTAAATCTGGTTTAAAAACCTTACATTTAGCAGGAAAAACACAATAGAGTCTAAACTGCACCGGACTATAAGCCATACGTGTCCATGGCATGACACGCCCATCATGGCACACGggtcatggatggatggtgctgcaatgctgcctctggccaacagagggagccagaggagcccagagggaggctgacatcattgcagtgcCCTGTCAGGAACCAATTAATGCCTTGCTCAAAAGcagtgcattatgggaaatactttggaaaaaatgtacatttgttttgGGCCATGTTTGTATATCATAGgtgttaaattgctgtgtgatgagtttagtcttctttgtaagatgatgggggggggggggcgtccacAATGATTTTCAGTCATTTGGAAGTCAGTAGAAAGTGACTTCCAAAAACCCCAACATCCTCTATGAGTAGGATCAAGTTCATTCATGTGCTACTGTGATcctgactgggggggggggcaacatgctaaccactcgtccagcgTATTATTATGTTGAAtatgacagccaatcacagccactCCAAACGTTCAACTTTCATCCAAGTCAGCTGACATTGAATAAAAATCAGCCAAAACAATCTCCTACTTTTGAAGCGAGCAAATCAAGATGATTTTCTTCTGATTGTCATGGTAACGGTTGCAGAAGATGGAGACCGCGTCCTGCATTTTAATACCTCCACCGTGTCAAGGAGATCATTTGGCATACACAACAACATGATTGGGTTGCCCAAGCAATGACCTTGCAGATTCTCCTCTTCTTTAGTCTTCTACCATCCAGGAGGGGAACAAGATGGGGACGTTTGATGCCCGGCCCAAACCAGGCAGCTGACTGTGGCAACGCCCGCAATAAGGTCGCATCCGAGGTGTTTAATTAGCGGGCTGCAGCCGTCCCTGCGGAAGAGCTTTTTATTACCTCAATATGTCATAGAGTGCATCAGcttgcatcacacacacacacatggacacacacatgcacacacacacacacacacacacacacacacacacacacacacacacacacacacaccagtgttgCCCAGTGAGAGACAAGCAGAGGAGGAATGTGATGGACCAAAAAGAAGACTGGTAGAGCAGGAATAAGACGTCGGAGCAGGGAAAACAGGGAAAACAGGGAAAGCAGGGAAAGCTGGGAAAGCTGGGAAAGCTGGGAAAGGACAGCCGTACCAAAGGGGGGCCACCGTGATGACCGCGTTGTAACCCAGCAGGGCGCTCACTCCCCTGCTTGGTTGCTTGTTGAGATTTCTAGGTGCTGAGCCAGCGGCTGGCTGACTTTGGCCGCCAGAAATCTGTTGGGTCTGGTCTGGTGCGCCATTAAGCCAGCTGGACATATCGCTTAACTGTGGGCGGGGGGCGTGGAGGCGCGGGGGGCGCCGGGGCCGTTGACACGTGCCAGCCCCCTGAATGACTGCGCCGCCTGCACGTCATCAACGGCGGTGGAGGACCGTGAGACTCCGCCACGCCGGCTGTCCGTCGCTGTGGAAGCTAATGGTTGTCCTCTTTGATGGCTTCCTTCTAATGAAGACGATATTGGGGGCATCTTCTACCCCCCATCCTGGTCCGGCTGGACCCTAGCCCGGCTGACTGGGGGGAAAGGGGGCGGATTACAAATTCTAGAACTCTATAGATCAGGGAAGGCCAAGGGGCCGTTAGTATAGGTGGTCACGAAACAccacatacttgctcacggtgcaaccaaaccaaaacacaacacatccacaacAAGTTAGCACATCGCATAaatcaactactactactactactactactactactactactactactactactactactactactactactactactactacatggcTGATAAACAACAAAGTGCTAAACATAACATGTAAGTTAAAACTTATTTaagcccgcaaggcatgctgggtaggcCACATGTGACAGCAATAtcaactatgaacaataaaccGTTGGGTATCAAAAGTATGTTCTGCTGGTATATGTCATTTTTCCTGGTACTTATTCTGGTACTTATTCTGGTAATTACTCTGGTACTTATTCTGGTATTTATTGTGGTACTTATTGTGGTACTTATTGAGGTAATTGTGGTACTTACTCCACGGACTAGAGCAGTCATGGTCATGCAGGTGGGCCTCCATACCTGCAGGCCTGGAGACATTAATAAGACCAATATTAAGATCCCGGGGGTCTTAAAGCCCCCGCGGCTGCCTGGAAGCTTTCAGAAGAGACCGGGGTCCTTCCAGGGGGGTCCTTTCAGGGGGGTCCTTTCAGGGGGGGTCCTTCCAGGGGGTCCTGGAATGAAAGATGAACGCCTTCATGGATGCGGAAGAGTGACATCCTTCCGTCGTCGGGTGCTCCTCACCCAGCATCTTCCCGTTCCCAGTGGAGCTTCTTCACTAGAAGCTCTTCCTTGGTGACCTTCCTGTGCCCCAGCAGCGGGGCGTTAAACGGCGGCCGACATCGTGGGCGGCCCCCGTATGTTCCAGTGATTGATGGCATTTTTCCAGGAGCCAAGTGGAACCCGGCCAGTAATTGGCACGCCGCTTTGTGCGTCTTTGCTTTTTCTCATCCTTTCTGGTCCTCAGCGTGTTTGATTGATCTTCCCCTCGCCGGCGTGGGGATGATTTAAGGAAGCCATTTCAAAGCCGCCGGATGGGAGTTGAAGTTCCAGCAGAGGTCAGTGTTGCTCCATCCACGGATGGACCCACGGCTTCCTCCCCTCCGCCTGGCCCCCCACCCGGCATCCTCACGCTCCATCTTCTCAGGATCCTACCTGGGGTGTCGACTGAGATCTTCCACACTTCTCACTCCCTGCCGACGGCCTTTGACTCCACGTAATCTGCTGGATTATGTGAACAACAGCACATGAAAGTCCTGCTTTAA from Doryrhamphus excisus isolate RoL2022-K1 chromosome 1, RoL_Dexc_1.0, whole genome shotgun sequence encodes the following:
- the LOC131136342 gene encoding monocarboxylate transporter 2-like, whose product is MSPAPTSGLAFKPPDGGWGWMVVIGAHISIGFAYSTPKALSIFFKAIQADLQASDSDVAWVSSIMLAAMYAGGPVSSALVNRYGSRPIVILGGLMCGISMIAASFGNAIIYLYLCIGVIAGCGLALNLNASLTIISKYFLAKRPLANGLAMAGSPVFLCFLAPLNQYLLDKFGWRGSLLILGALMLNCCVAGALMRPVGSCTPSAALQKKAKEQWDDCTTNTEPRKQSCVSRAKKFLDLSFFKDRGFIIYLLGNVMFIFGAYAPIMFLSAHAVRQGVDQYSAAYLLSIMGLVDMFVRPGTGLIANSKWIRPRVQFFFSFAMVFNGTCHLLCPLIKSYAFLVVYAVFFGVGFGMVFALIFECLMDLMGSERFPSAVGLVTIIECFPMLLGPPTAALLVDMFDDYKYLFLMCGAVIVTGGVFLFIMNIFNHHVLENQRSRLQNPHNVEDRDQAETQNKLQPSCLGKESAVPEKENGGDPQGGPASSEYFEIPI